From the Dunckerocampus dactyliophorus isolate RoL2022-P2 chromosome 12, RoL_Ddac_1.1, whole genome shotgun sequence genome, one window contains:
- the srprb gene encoding signal recognition particle receptor subunit beta — MEADITGTMEDKAEIPENPLEPYIESIRQQLEDQDPVFVIGVLVALAAVIITCVFLKYFLTSKTVRSAVLLVGLCDAGKTLLFSRLLSGKFKRTQTSITDSSAPYKVKHDRGTIWTLIDLPGHDSLRPQYLEKFKSAARAIVFVVDSAIFQKEVRDVAEFLYVLLTDTVICRNAPTLLMACNKQDITMAKSAKLIQQQLEKELNTLRVTRSAALSSQDGTAGGSLYLGKKGKDFEFSQLPMKVEFIECSARGTKGEEGDADIQSLESSLAKL, encoded by the exons ATGGAGGCAGACATCACCGGCACAATGGAAGACAAAGCAGAGATTCCAGAAAACCCGTTAGAGCCTTACATTGAATCTATACGCCAGCAACTGGAAGACCAGGACCCTGTTTTTGTCATTGGAGTTCTCGTCGCTTTAGCAGCTGTTATCATCACCTGTG TCTTTCTCAAGTACTTTCTCACCAGCAAAACTGTCCGAAGTGCGGTTCTGCTGGTCGGGTTGTGCGACGCCGGAAAAACACTCCTTTTCAGCCGT CTTCTGTCTGGAAAGTTTAAACGGACACAGACCTCTATTACTGACAGTAGCGCGCCATATAAAGTGAAACACGACAgg GGAACTATCTGGACTCTGATAGACCTGCCAGGTCATGACAGTCTCCGCCCACAGTATTTGGAGAAGTTCAAGTCAGCAGCCAG GGCCATCGTCTTTGTGGTGGACAGTGCCATCTTCCAGAAGGAAGTGAGAGACGTGGCCGAGTTCCTGTACGTCCTGCTGACGGACACTGTGATCTGTAGGAATGCCCCGACTCTGCTGATGGCATGCAACAAACAAG ACATCACCATGGCAAAATCTGCCAAACTGATTCAGCAGCAGCTGGAAAAGGAACT GAATACATTGCGGGTGACTCGCTCAGCAGCGCTCAGCTCCCAGGACGGCACAGCGGGTGGAAGCCTTTATCTGGGGAAGAAAGGCAAGGACTTTGAGTTCAGCCAGCTGCCAATGAAGGTGGAATTCATAGAGTGCAGCGCCCGTGGAACAAAAGGCGAAGAGGGGGATGCTGACATCCAGAGCTTGGAGAGCAGCCTGGCGAAACTGTAA